The following proteins are encoded in a genomic region of Microtus ochrogaster isolate Prairie Vole_2 chromosome 5, MicOch1.0, whole genome shotgun sequence:
- the Prss42 gene encoding serine protease 42, which yields MASGGGSLGLIACLLLFQSELWEAWAAAAVFSTSDFSSGHSETSMVDPLPPRQVQVTRMAHQDRSSPFKPFSFGCGQPLMKIIGGADAKEGKWPWQVSVRVRHMHVCGGSLISAQWVLTAAHCIYSRIAYNVKMGDRSVYHENTSLVIPIQKIVVHPQFSSATVVKNDIALLKLQHPVNFTSQIHPICIPPENFILKTGTKCWVTGWGKKDPGDPNVPAEILQEVDQNIIHYAECNEMLKKATSTSNDLVKRGMICAYKGQGKDSCQGDSGGPLVCEFFDKWVQVGIVSWGIGCGRRGHPAVYTEVAFYSKWLTEVVNQAACFSPRVFLILPLCSLTL from the exons ATGGCGTCCGGAGGTGGCTCCCTGGGTCTCATAGCCTGCCTCTTGTTGTTTCAGTCAGAGCTCTGGGAGGCCTGGGCAGCTGCCGCTGTATTCTCTACTTCCGATTTCTCCTCAGGGCACAGTGAGACCTCAATGGTGGACCCATTGCCACCCAGGCAGGTGCAGGTGACCAGGATGGCCCATCAGGACCGATCCTCTCCTTTCAAGCCGTTTTCCTTCG GCTGTGGCCAACCCCTGATGAAAATCATAGGAGGCGCGGACGCTAAGGAGGGAAAGTGGCCCTGGCAGGTGAGCGTGCGGGTCAGACACATGCATGTCTGCGGAGGCTCCCTCATCAGTGCCCAGTGGGTGCTGACTGCGGCCCACTGCATTTACAG CCGAATCGCATACAATGTCAAGATGGGCGATCGGAGCGTCTACCATGAAAACACAAGTCTGGTGATTCCCATCCAGAAAATCGTTGTCCACCCCCAGTTCTCGTCAGCTACTGTTGTTAAAAACGACATAGCCCTTCTCAAGCTCCAGCACCCCGTGAATTTCACCTCTCAGATTCACCCTATCTGCATCCCTccagagaattttattttgaaaactgggACCAAGTGCTGGGTGACGGGATGGGGCAAAAAAGACCCAG GTGATCCCA ATGTTCCAGCAGAAATTCTCCAGGAGGTGGACCAAAATATCATCCATTATGCCGAATGCAATGAGATGTTGAAAAAGGCTACATCGACTTCTAATGACCTAGTCAAGAGAGGGATGATCTGTGCCTATAAAGGTCAAGGAAAGGATTCTTGCCAG ggaGATTCTGGCGGTCCTTTGGTCTGTGAGTTTTTTGATAAATGGGTACAGGTCGGCATTGTGAGCTGGGGCATTGGCTGTGGCCGCCGAGGACATCCTGCAGTTTATACCGAAGTTGCCTTCTACAGCAAGTGGCTAACCGAGGTGGTGAACCAGGCCGCTTGCTTCTCTCCACGGGTCTTCCTCATCTTACCACTGTGTTCGCTGACCCTGTGA